The Candidatus Stygibacter australis genome segment CAAGATTAAAATAGTGAAACATAACAGAAATATTAACTTCTTCATTCTTTCCTCACTTCAATAATATCATTTTGGAATTATGTATTTCTGAAGCAGTTTTAAGCCGATACAGGAATATTCCACTGCTTAAAGCCACACCTTGTTCATTGCGTCCATCCCAGTAAATTTCATGTTTGCCTTCATCTAAGGGCTCATTGACCAACTTTCTAACAATTTGACCTTTGATATTATAGATAGTCAATTCAGTTTGCCCGGATTCCGCTGTAAGGAAACTGATTTTCGTACTGGGATTAAAGGGATTGGGATAATTGCCCAGCAGCTGACTGGCTTCTGGAATGAAGGGCTCATCACCTTCATTAGAAAGCACATTTAAACTGATATTTACACGTTTTATGTCCCAGCTGTCAGTGGTAATTTCTAAGAGAGCATTATGCCAGCCGAATTCCAGATCTGCAGCATCAAAGTTCATGGTAATATCACAGCTTTCATCTGGTTCTAAAGTCCCGGAGGAAGGCTCCAGATTTATCCATTGAATAAGTGAAAATAAAATAATTTCACCATCAACAGCATGTGGATTAACCCCATAACCATCACCGGTAAGAACCCAGGGCAAATGAAGATTACCGGCAAAGTCTGGACCTAAGCTCACATTAAGGGTCACATAGGCATATTCACCGGAATGAATAACACCCCAACCATTGGCAGTGGTTCCATGCCAGTTAACTATTCCTACACCTGTATTGCCATCCCATTCCAGGTTTCCGCCACTTCCGCCAATCACATCAGTGGCATAATTCAAAATTACATTTAAGGGAAATTCCAGAGATAGATCAGTGATCCACTCTGTATCGGGAGAATTATTATAGATTTCCAGTATCCATTCAGTAGTTTCTCCTGGAACAAAATAGGAAGAATCACAAGTTACAGTCGAGCCGGAAATGTCACGTTCCTCAGGTAATATTTCCTCAATCCTGAGATAGTAATTTACCGTATCATCTCCAATATTAGTTAATTCCAGAGTCCGGCTATCCGTCTGATCAATCTCAAGCTCCAGAGATATTTCTTCCTGATCAAGACTGAATGTATTATGTTCATAAGCTGTGAGTGTGATCTCTTTATCCCAATAGCCAGATTCGCATTCAATAGCTGCATCAATAGTGAACTCATAGAAATCAGATACATCTTCAGAGACAATAAATGATAATTCATTATCCAGATAAGCACTTTCACCCGGTAATAGTTCTGCCAGGTTCCCTGTGTTCTGCTGGATTGAGATATAGGGACTTTCTGTGGAGATCACGATACTTATATCATCTGCTGCCATATTTCCACTGTTATGCAGGTTCAAATTAAATATTACAGTATCTCCAGCTTCTATATATTCATCGTTGCCGTTAAGAATTGTAATATCTGCAATATTCAGCCAGGCTGCCTCTCCAGAATTAGCTGGGGTAAACAGCAGAGCAGTATTATCCTCCAGCACTTTATTAGCGACTGCATAGCTGTTATTAAATGTATATTGCAAGCCAATAGTAGAATCATAATTTTCCAGTCCCACGGTGCAATATTGTCCGTGGTCTGCCCGATAACTGCCAGCATTATCATTATTAACTACCAGGTATTGCATTTTGATTTGAGATGCTGAGGTAAGGGTGGGATAAAAATCCGCATCATAAAGTATCACTTCAAAAGTTTCTTCCGATTCAGTATCTCCATTTTCCACCCGTGACCATTCAATCACAAGATAGTGCTCATCAGCAAAATATTGCCAGCAGATATTATTACCTGCTGTGCTCAGATCATCCCAGAAAACTGCTATCATCGGGCTGGGTCCCTGAGGTGAGGGGATATACCAATTCATAAATGACGCCACTTGATGCACGCCGGGAGCTATCCAGCCACTTGTGCTGACAGTGATCTGCGCATAATTTTCACCATAAAAATTAAAATTAAAATCTCCCGGTAGATCAAGAACCTGCACGCTGGCAGCATTTCCACTGGAATAAATCGATAACTCCTCACCTGCTCCGCCATAATCAGGGTCTATTTCCACCCAGTTAAATTCTGGGCAGTACTCAAAATCAAGATCTCCATCATCAAAACACCAGTAGCCATATTCATCTGGACCATAAGGGTCAGTTACCTCAGTTCCACCAACTGGTACTGAGTATGGGATTATTGCCTCATAACCGCTGTCATTAGTGATTTCCAATCTCAGATTCATTAGAGAACCTGGAAACATCTCTTCTGGCGTTTCCACGCTGAATCCATCATTAAAATTATATACTGATCCACCCGCAGGAATGCTGGTAAAATATGATAAACTATCTATTAGGGTGATATAACTCCCAGCACAGCTCAAGCTGACACTGATATCTTCAACGGGTAAAGCTCCATTATTGGTCAGTTCTATAAATACTGCATCAATTTGCCCGGGATGCAGAAAATTATCATTACCTACTTGAATTGCGCTGAGCCAAAGATTGGCACCTGTAATCTCTGCTGTTTCCCAGGAAGTCCATTCCTGTCCCTCAGCATCTGCCATTCGGAATTCTAATAAGGGTTCTATTCCACCTAAGGCACTCTCACTTATCTCTATCTGGAAATTGACAGCTGGATCAATGATCTCCCAGGCTCCTATATCTCCTACCTCCACTTCAGAAGAAGTTACTGTCACATATTCATTTTCCGTAGAAAGCCAGGCAGTGATACCCTCTACCGGCAAGGTTCCATAATTAAAAAGTGACACATCCAGTTCAAAACTCTCTCCCGGATTAAGTAACCCATCTCCATTTCCGGCAATTTCCAGATATTCAATATTTCTTACATTCACATACTGCTCTGCCTGACACACGGTTAATGTATCTATATAGGGCAGATGACCATGTTTGGTTACGGTAAGAATATTTTCATCATCAAATATTCCAGGTATGGGCATCAGCACTTCTCCATTGCTGTCGCAAAAACGGGTAATAGCATAATCTGACGGATCAAGAGCACTAAGAGTTACGCAGGCTCCCTCGGCATAAGCGCCAGTATGATCAAGCACAGTTATCTGGATCAAGTCTTCACCTTCAGCGATACTTTCAGGATGCATTACTGTCAGAGTTTGGGGTACACCTGTCCACAATTCCAGCGATGGGTCGCCCACCAGCGAAGTATAATGACTGTGAAGTGCTACCGAATTAGCGGGGTTTTGCGGATAAAGATTCCAGATACAGAATTTCCCCATGCTCAATATCGCACCCATGGAATAGATATCATGCTGCAAAAACCCGGAAGCCATACCCAGAGAGAGGGCATTATTAAAACATGTATCTGTGTCATTATTTGTTTGACCTACTGCCCCGATAGCTCCTGTGGGGTTTGATGCTGTTCCCATTAAAGTAAGGGTCTCTGTTATGGGACCAGTTCCACTGGTCATCAGCGAAACAAAAGGGAGCATAAAACTATTATTTGTCGCTCCAGGATACCACCCGCTGCAGCCCGAAGCACCACGGTAAAACATATAAAGGCAGCCCGTATTTATATAAGCATTCATCTGATTCGCAAAGGAACCTCCATATATTTCATAAAAATCCTCATGGCTATTCCAATTATCCGGATAAGTAAGCATCATTTCTTTGATTGCCTGCATTGTAGATATTGTTGATGGACCAGAATTCGAGGGGTCACCTACCAGCAGACTCTTTTGATACCATTCAGTATAATCCATCATTGGTGATTTCTCATAATATAAAATTTTACTTACCAAAACCTGTAATTGAGATATACTATTATAAGAAAGCCTGCCTACATGAGCATCCAGCAGAATATCATCGCCGTCCAACTGACCATAGGGATGATCGCCTGCTTCATTGATTTGTGAATTGTGAAACCAGGTGGGAACTGCATAACTGCCATTAGTATCTCCTGCCAGACAAATGTATTCCGGGGGATTTTCCCAATTATCATAAGCATTCTGAATATAGTCCTTGATCTCTTCAGCAGTTTCACCAGTCTCTGCAGTAGTCACCAAAGTTACTTGAAATCCCTTCTGCAGTTTCCAGTCCACCAGATAGCTAAGAGTATCCACTACATCTTCATTATCAGGGCAGACAATGATCATAGAAGGTTGCTGATAATCTTCTCTTCCTCTCATTTCCTGATAATTGAGCACATTAGCATCAAAGATCGGTTCAAAACTCCTTGAAAGTTTGCTATTATGTGAAATACAGTTCTTCCCATTTTCTCCTGAAGTAGTTATCTTCACTTCGATTTTTGAGTATATTGTCATTTCATGCCGTGTAGCATTATATATCAGGGGTGAAAATGTTACAGGCACCATTCGGACTCCCCGCATAATAGCCGGCTCTCCTAAATGGGCAATTTCACCTGAATTCTGGAAAGATTGATCCCTGGATAGCAGTACATCATCCAGCATCATCTGCTCTGATGATAAAATCTCCAGCTTGATGTCTCCAGTGGCAGGCAATTCTATCACCCAATTGAAAATAGGTAATTCCAGCCTGTCTTTTTCATCAAGTCCCCTCGCCTGAGGATGATTGAATTCTAATCTCTCCTCTCCTGAGGCAGAAAAGTGCTGTACCTCATATCCATCCAGATGAAAACTTAAATTAATTTCTGATTCACTTATCTGATCATATTCGATTAGGTCGACATTTATTGATTGGTCTATTACTTCCCAGGTGGCATTAATACTTGAAATTAAAATGGCTGATAACAGCAAAAACATTATCCTTTTCATCTCAAACCCCTTGCTTGTTTCGTGCTCAATTTATATTATCTTTATATAACCATTTTAATCATTTAGAAAAGTGATTTCTACAAATATTATGTCAAGAATTATATTTAACTATTAACGAAATAATTTATTACTAAATTAAGTTATCCGTTTAATCTACTAATTTTTCAACTAATTATATCCTGAGTAAGATATCATTATCACTTTTAGATAGCACAGGGTATCAGGCTGGACAGATTACCATTGCTGGAACATAATTTGTAACATGATACAATTAATGTAATTATCGCAATTATTGTCCAATGGTTATTGTTATTTACCTTCTTCCCCTAAAATCCTGATATAAAAGAATTTAAAGTATCTGACTAATGCCATTTGCGAGTCATTGATGCCATATTACCGCTAATAAGCCCGAACAACTTAGCACAATCTAACATAATAATGTCACTACGTGCTTTGTTGTTCTGGGGGATATTTGCCTTAAATCTCCTAAAGGACTTATACTACCTATGGAAATTTTTGAGAACAAAAAAAGGCAGCAGGAATAATCCTGCTGCCTTAAGTTTATTTGCAATAATCTTATTTCATTAAGATCATTTTCTTGGTTTTAGTAAAGTCACCGGTGTCGATTTTATAGAAGTAAATTCCAGAGGAGACTTTGTTACCATTATCGGCATCACCATTCCAGGTAACACGGTAGATTCCGTAATCCTGAATTTCATTAACGAGAGTGCGGACTTTCTGTCCTTTCACGTTATAGATCTCAATAGTAACCAGAGCTTCATCTTTAACTGAATAAGCGAAGTTCGTAGTAGGATTGAAAGGATTAGGATAGTTGTCACCGAGGGCATTCACGCCAAGGATAACATCTTCATCTGCATCACTGCCAACCCAGTCACAGGTGAAATCAAGAGTGATGATCTCAGATTCATTACCAGAAGTGAAATGAGCAGAAACTCCAGCTTCGTAGTCAACACCATTTTCAAATATTTCCAGTCCAGCAAGGTTGAATTCAAGGTCTGTAGTCTGTCCTACCAGGCTGTTATCAATATACACATTGTAGTAATCAAGGTGTCTGGTTCTGTTTGAATAATTAGTAAATGAAGCCAGAGCATATTCCAGAACAGTGTTATCACCATCAATAATACCAGCCCATCCGGCTGTAGTAAAGATAGTATTAGTAGTCTGAATACCTACATTATTGCCATCATAAGTTGAATAAGCAGCGCCATCTGCATTAGGAGTAAGATAATCAAGATAAACACCATCACGCATAGCTGAATATATATCCTGCAATTGAACAGCAAGTCCATCTGTGCAGCCAGCGCCATCGATTGTAACGAATTCTGGTCCACCCTGAGATGTACCTACAGTGAAAGCATCCTGATTTGCACTTGCAAGACCCAGATAATCATAAGGGAATTGACCGGCTGAGAATGCACCAGCACTTGGGTAACGATCCCAAAGATAATCATGTCCACCAAGCAGAAGGAATCCGCCATTATCAAGGTATGTACCTAATTCAGCTTCATCAGTTGTAGATAAGCTATTGGAACCCTGCCACTGTTCACCGCATTCCCAGATAACTAAGCCGTAGTCAGCCATATAAGCAGCACCTGGTCCATCATCGCCAGAAACTGCGATCTCATATACTTCATAATCGATTTCAGCAGCATCAAAAATTGCTGTGTAATATGGAGTAGTGTCAGTGAAATCAAGATCTATAGAACCATCATCATCTACAAAGAGGATGTTATCAATAGAAGCTCCACCAGTTCCTGGTTCAGTCCAGGTCAAAAGACCAGTAGATTCATCCACCATCAGATTTGCTGGAGGACCTACTACTTCGAGGAGTTCCACGTTCAGGGTAAGAGCATCAGTTACATATACGTCAGTCTGTTCGTAATCTTCATAACCTTCAAGCTCAATATCAAGGCTATATGCGGTTTTCCACACTTCATCCCATGAGACCAAACCATCGGAAACAATGCCTTCATAGATGTGTTCACCATCGTTGCTTGTGAGTACCACAGCAGCACCATCAGCAGAATCTCCACTGTCAGTAGTTACGTTAATGGTAACTGGTGCATACATGTTAAAGCCGATTTCATTTGTGAATGTCGGAGTAGATAGAACACCATTAGTGTACATGGCACGGATACAATATTCATAAGTTCCTGGTTCAGTTATTTCCTGCCAGGTTACATCTTCATAGGTTGTATCCTGCACGCTATCAACAATGAGATCCCAATCTTCAAAATTATCTTCATCATCAGCAAAGCCACGGAAGATCGCATATCCTTCCATCATTCTTTCATCACGGTTTGTATTCTGACCAATTTCTGATGCCAGAGTGAGTGATATAGAGCGGTCTTCAGGTTCGCCAATGCGTACATCATCAATTGCCCAGCCGGGGTATGAGTTTACTGAGCTGTCAGTTCCGAAATGGAACTTGAACATGGCATCTTCACCTTCATAATCAACCAGGTCAAAAGTTGCCATTACCCAGCCAGTAGGTCCATCAGTAAATCCAGGTTCACCCAGACCTGTGATAGAATCATCAGGGTAACCGCCAACAGGGGTGATCAGTGTCCAGGAGCCACCACCATCAATAGAGATTTTCACATTTCCGCCATCCCAGCCGTTTTCACAATCCATATTGTGATAGAAGAAGAGATCTGCATCATTTGCAATATCTATTTCAGGAGTAACAAGCTGCCAGTCAGCACTATTAATATAGTTTCCACCAAGAGCTGTAACCCAGGCATAAGTACCAGAGTTTGCACCCATAGTTGCATCTTCACCCCATGACCAGCCAGCAGCATCATTGCTTACGAATTCTCCATCATCATCTTCAAAATCAAAGAATGTTTCTAAAGCGCCTGAAGGTGAATGCCAGGTCATATAAGCATTACCGTCATGATTTTCTTCCACATAAGCATCATGTGCAGGGAATGCCAGCTCAGTTAGCATAATATCATAAGTAGTATTTGAATAAATATCAAGATTATCTTCACCTGTCATAAAGTTGAAAAGTTCAACTTCGATATCATAATTAGACATCCAGATACCATTAATAACGCATACGCCTGCGTCATCTGCGATACCTTCATAGTGAGGATAATTTCCTTCTGGATCAGGCTCTGTGGCATCAAGAGTTACCAGAGCACCTTCAGCAATATCTCCCACGTTAGTAGTGACATTTACTGTAAGTGAAGCTGAGTTATTTTTTGCCAGCCAGTTTGAAATTGCTGGATCAGAAAGCACATTATTAGTATATTCTGCCCGAACTGCATAACGATACAAACCAGTTTCTACATTGTTCCAGGTAAGATCTACATAAGTTGTGTCAGACACACCAGTTGTTATATCTTCCCAGACTGCGGGATTATTTTCTTCACCAAAGGGCAGACGGTAGATAGCATAACTTTCAATGATACGGGTAGTATCCAGGTTTTGGGGAGTAATATCTGCAATATGTCGAACATCAGGATTATCAAGCTGACGTGTTTCTGGCATGCCTACGTAAACATCATCGATATACCAGCCCTGATAGGTTACAGAACTATCGGAACCAAAATTGAACATGAACATAGCGCTTTCACCCTGGTAAGCACCAATTTCAAAAGTTGCCATAGTCCAAACCATGTCATGCCCATTAAAACAGGCTTCACTATTTAAACCGTAAGCTGTACCGGGATAACCTCCAACTGGATTGATCAATTCCCAGTTGGTTCCACCATCAGTAGATATTTTAATATTTCCACCATCAAAAGTAGTCTCAATATCCATCCAATGCCAGAAAGTAAGCACTGCATCATCTGTTGGAATACTCAGTTCCGGGGTTACCAGTTGGTAACTAACACTGTTTGGATACTGGGCATTCAGGGTTGTACCCCAAACATTATCACCACTATAAGCACCAGCCATGTTGTCAGTTCCCCAGGCCCAGCCCATATTGGCTGTGAATTCACCGTCATCGCTTTCAAAATCCCAGAAATTAGCTGCTCCACCGGAAGGTGAATGCCAGATAAGTTCTGCTTCAGTGTCATCACCATTTACTGTGGCAAACATATCATAAGGAGGGATAGCGATTTCATTAACGATAAGGTCACCAAGATCAGTATTTCCTGCACCAATCACAGCTTCACCGATAAATATATCGTATCCTTCTACAATAATTACCAGTTCGTAAGTATTGGATGAATACACGCCATCAATAGAGAATTCACCATCAGCATCAGTGATACCTTCGTGAACGCCCATACCAGAAAGAGTTACTGTACCATTTGCCAGTCCGATATTTGGATAATCAGAACCAACAACGCGACCAGAAACAGTTACGTTATCAACTGGAGTGAGGTTGAATTCAACATTTGTGGCTTCATCAGCTACAATTGTGAAAGTCTGAATGTCTTCACTGTAGGCAAATTTTGTTGCTGTAGCTTCATAATCACCTTCAAAAAGACCTGGAAAATTATAATAACCATTAGCATCAGTTACTGTATGCAATCTGACTCCAGATTCAAATACGTTAATATCCACACCTTCAAGTCCATCACCGGTAGATGTATCATAAGCATAACCGTTCATAGAACCTAAACCAGTGGTATTAATGAACATCATGGTGTTTGGAGTACTGCTGAGGTAATTGATAGTTGTAGGAGGTGCATAAGGATCATAATCTTCTGTATCACTTTGTGCCCAGAGACAACGGTCAGTATAAGCAGTATCTGTATAATAGAAAGTATCTCCTGTGCTCCAATATACTGTGTCCATTACTCTTTCCACAAAAATTATTACATTGTCGCCTTCATAAATGAAGGGTTCATCAAGTTCGATCATGATCTCGTTTTCACCAATTGGGAAATCAAGAGTGCCACTGTAAACCTGCATCATATCGGTTGCTGATTCCCAGCCACCAGTCAGATTTTCCAGATCAGTATTCTGCATCCAGATATTAATTGGCATATTTGGCAGATCATCAACAAAGTTGTTATAATACATGATGGCAGTAATTGCTCCACCACCAAATCCCTGAGCAGCAAATTCATCAGCATAATAGATCGTTTGGGAAAGAGAATTCTTATACCAGAAATCTATCGGTGTGTAATAATGAGCTGTAGCAGTATTAGGATCACCAAACATTGCTGCCTGACTGCTGCCTATCCAGGTCGGTGCAGAAGTGGCTGAGCCACCATCGCCAATGGAATTATAAACAGTGATCGTGTAAGCATAAAGTCCATCACCAGGGATAGTGTCATCTGTGAAAGTTGTCATGATCCCGGTGGGTTCAAATTCTGCACCATCATCTCTTACTATATGATAACCTTCAATTGGCTGATTGAATGGTCCGCCATGCAATCCAGTTGTAGGATTTGCCCAGCTGATCACTGCATCGCCATCTACATTAGCAACTGAGATTCCGCTTACAGCTGCAGGAACATCTTCACCAATGTATGCTGAACCGCTGGCTGCGATTCCTTCACCTTCATCATTAAAACCTAATACTGAATAAGTGTAATTGCCAGCAGTTGCTGGGGTATCAGTCCAGTTTACCACTCCACCGATCACGGGAGTTGTAATTGTGTGGATAAGTTCGTCATTACGATATACTCTCATTTCATCAAGATCAGTCAATGCATCACCCATAACTGTCAGGGTAGGATTCATCCAACCCAGATCAGCAGAAAGAGCTCCGCCGGCATCTGGTGTGATCGTGAACATATCAGGAGCTGCTGGAGCACCTGCGGGAGCATTTTCGCCTAATTCATAAACGCAGATATAATCCGGTGCTCCCTGCAAAAGCGCACCAAGTGTTCTCAAAG includes the following:
- a CDS encoding carboxypeptidase regulatory-like domain-containing protein, whose amino-acid sequence is LRTLGALLQGAPDYICVYELGENAPAGAPAAPDMFTITPDAGGALSADLGWMNPTLTVMGDALTDLDEMRVYRNDELIHTITTPVIGGVVNWTDTPATAGNYTYSVLGFNDEGEGIAASGSAYIGEDVPAAVSGISVANVDGDAVISWANPTTGLHGGPFNQPIEGYHIVRDDGAEFEPTGIMTTFTDDTIPGDGLYAYTITVYNSIGDGGSATSAPTWIGSSQAAMFGDPNTATAHYYTPIDFWYKNSLSQTIYYADEFAAQGFGGGAITAIMYYNNFVDDLPNMPINIWMQNTDLENLTGGWESATDMMQVYSGTLDFPIGENEIMIELDEPFIYEGDNVIIFVERVMDTVYWSTGDTFYYTDTAYTDRCLWAQSDTEDYDPYAPPTTINYLSSTPNTMMFINTTGLGSMNGYAYDTSTGDGLEGVDINVFESGVRLHTVTDANGYYNFPGLFEGDYEATATKFAYSEDIQTFTIVADEATNVEFNLTPVDNVTVSGRVVGSDYPNIGLANGTVTLSGMGVHEGITDADGEFSIDGVYSSNTYELVIIVEGYDIFIGEAVIGAGNTDLGDLIVNEIAIPPYDMFATVNGDDTEAELIWHSPSGGAANFWDFESDDGEFTANMGWAWGTDNMAGAYSGDNVWGTTLNAQYPNSVSYQLVTPELSIPTDDAVLTFWHWMDIETTFDGGNIKISTDGGTNWELINPVGGYPGTAYGLNSEACFNGHDMVWTMATFEIGAYQGESAMFMFNFGSDSSVTYQGWYIDDVYVGMPETRQLDNPDVRHIADITPQNLDTTRIIESYAIYRLPFGEENNPAVWEDITTGVSDTTYVDLTWNNVETGLYRYAVRAEYTNNVLSDPAISNWLAKNNSASLTVNVTTNVGDIAEGALVTLDATEPDPEGNYPHYEGIADDAGVCVINGIWMSNYDIEVELFNFMTGEDNLDIYSNTTYDIMLTELAFPAHDAYVEENHDGNAYMTWHSPSGALETFFDFEDDDGEFVSNDAAGWSWGEDATMGANSGTYAWVTALGGNYINSADWQLVTPEIDIANDADLFFYHNMDCENGWDGGNVKISIDGGGSWTLITPVGGYPDDSITGLGEPGFTDGPTGWVMATFDLVDYEGEDAMFKFHFGTDSSVNSYPGWAIDDVRIGEPEDRSISLTLASEIGQNTNRDERMMEGYAIFRGFADDEDNFEDWDLIVDSVQDTTYEDVTWQEITEPGTYEYCIRAMYTNGVLSTPTFTNEIGFNMYAPVTINVTTDSGDSADGAAVVLTSNDGEHIYEGIVSDGLVSWDEVWKTAYSLDIELEGYEDYEQTDVYVTDALTLNVELLEVVGPPANLMVDESTGLLTWTEPGTGGASIDNILFVDDDGSIDLDFTDTTPYYTAIFDAAEIDYEVYEIAVSGDDGPGAAYMADYGLVIWECGEQWQGSNSLSTTDEAELGTYLDNGGFLLLGGHDYLWDRYPSAGAFSAGQFPYDYLGLASANQDAFTVGTSQGGPEFVTIDGAGCTDGLAVQLQDIYSAMRDGVYLDYLTPNADGAAYSTYDGNNVGIQTTNTIFTTAGWAGIIDGDNTVLEYALASFTNYSNRTRHLDYYNVYIDNSLVGQTTDLEFNLAGLEIFENGVDYEAGVSAHFTSGNESEIITLDFTCDWVGSDADEDVILGVNALGDNYPNPFNPTTNFAYSVKDEALVTIEIYNVKGQKVRTLVNEIQDYGIYRVTWNGDADNGNKVSSGIYFYKIDTGDFTKTKKMILMK
- a CDS encoding C25 family cysteine peptidase, coding for MKRIMFLLLSAILISSINATWEVIDQSINVDLIEYDQISESEINLSFHLDGYEVQHFSASGEERLEFNHPQARGLDEKDRLELPIFNWVIELPATGDIKLEILSSEQMMLDDVLLSRDQSFQNSGEIAHLGEPAIMRGVRMVPVTFSPLIYNATRHEMTIYSKIEVKITTSGENGKNCISHNSKLSRSFEPIFDANVLNYQEMRGREDYQQPSMIIVCPDNEDVVDTLSYLVDWKLQKGFQVTLVTTAETGETAEEIKDYIQNAYDNWENPPEYICLAGDTNGSYAVPTWFHNSQINEAGDHPYGQLDGDDILLDAHVGRLSYNSISQLQVLVSKILYYEKSPMMDYTEWYQKSLLVGDPSNSGPSTISTMQAIKEMMLTYPDNWNSHEDFYEIYGGSFANQMNAYINTGCLYMFYRGASGCSGWYPGATNNSFMLPFVSLMTSGTGPITETLTLMGTASNPTGAIGAVGQTNNDTDTCFNNALSLGMASGFLQHDIYSMGAILSMGKFCIWNLYPQNPANSVALHSHYTSLVGDPSLELWTGVPQTLTVMHPESIAEGEDLIQITVLDHTGAYAEGACVTLSALDPSDYAITRFCDSNGEVLMPIPGIFDDENILTVTKHGHLPYIDTLTVCQAEQYVNVRNIEYLEIAGNGDGLLNPGESFELDVSLFNYGTLPVEGITAWLSTENEYVTVTSSEVEVGDIGAWEIIDPAVNFQIEISESALGGIEPLLEFRMADAEGQEWTSWETAEITGANLWLSAIQVGNDNFLHPGQIDAVFIELTNNGALPVEDISVSLSCAGSYITLIDSLSYFTSIPAGGSVYNFNDGFSVETPEEMFPGSLMNLRLEITNDSGYEAIIPYSVPVGGTEVTDPYGPDEYGYWCFDDGDLDFEYCPEFNWVEIDPDYGGAGEELSIYSSGNAASVQVLDLPGDFNFNFYGENYAQITVSTSGWIAPGVHQVASFMNWYIPSPQGPSPMIAVFWDDLSTAGNNICWQYFADEHYLVIEWSRVENGDTESEETFEVILYDADFYPTLTSASQIKMQYLVVNNDNAGSYRADHGQYCTVGLENYDSTIGLQYTFNNSYAVANKVLEDNTALLFTPANSGEAAWLNIADITILNGNDEYIEAGDTVIFNLNLHNSGNMAADDISIVISTESPYISIQQNTGNLAELLPGESAYLDNELSFIVSEDVSDFYEFTIDAAIECESGYWDKEITLTAYEHNTFSLDQEEISLELEIDQTDSRTLELTNIGDDTVNYYLRIEEILPEERDISGSTVTCDSSYFVPGETTEWILEIYNNSPDTEWITDLSLEFPLNVILNYATDVIGGSGGNLEWDGNTGVGIVNWHGTTANGWGVIHSGEYAYVTLNVSLGPDFAGNLHLPWVLTGDGYGVNPHAVDGEIILFSLIQWINLEPSSGTLEPDESCDITMNFDAADLEFGWHNALLEITTDSWDIKRVNISLNVLSNEGDEPFIPEASQLLGNYPNPFNPSTKISFLTAESGQTELTIYNIKGQIVRKLVNEPLDEGKHEIYWDGRNEQGVALSSGIFLYRLKTASEIHNSKMILLK